The DNA region TTATAAAAATAACAATAGGGATGTAAATAAAGAGGTTAAAAAATATTTTGAAAATCATCCGAATGAAAGACTTAGCAATCATATTTTTGTTTTGGGAAAAGATGATAGTGGTGTACCATTCTATGGCTTAGGGAAAAATGCTTTTGCAACCTCAAAGGATTTTTCATTGACTTCCACAGGAAAATTTCTAGACGATTTGGAATTGATGTTATGCGATAAATTAGGTGGAATTATGCATGAATTAGGACATGGATTAAATTTACCGCATTGTGCACATAAAGCCTCTGATTTACCAAATATATCATTAATGTCTTTTGGTAATCATACTTATCAGAATAAAGGGAAATCAGATTTGGTATTTTTAACGGCATCAGATTGTGCAATTTTAAATGCCAGCGAAACATTTAATACCAAGGAGAAACAGTATTACCAAGAAGGTCCTTCACCAAAGCTTGTATCCTATACCGTTGTAAAAGACAACACTATACAAGCTACAATTGTTGAAGGGCTATTAACATCTTCAGTAAAATCAAACCATTTATATGTAGGGCATAACGGTTACCCTATTGAAGGCGGTTATGACGATATTACTTTCACTACTGACTTGACACCTACTTCTAATACCAATGAATATTCTTTTAGGTTAGAAATGCCATATTCCGATATATTTAACGGTTACAAAGCAAAAGATTTACTCCAAATGACTTTGGTGGTGATTACTGATGATGGTATTAGAAAAACATTAGACAAATACGATTATACAATAAGGACAAATACTCTTGAACCTAATGATGATATACTTAGGGATTATACACCTTTTGTTTTTTCAGATAGGTCCAATTGGACGGTAACCACCAATAGTAGTAGTGCAGGTACATCTGCTTCATTACTCTTGGATGGAAATATAGAAACCTATTGGCATTCTATATGGCCTTATGCTATAACCGAAAAAGGATCTCATGTTGTAACAGTTAATATGAATAAAACGGATAGTATAAAAGGTGTCTATTTTAAATCAGATAGGCAAGGGAAGCAATATCGACCAAAAGAAATTATCATAGATACAAGTAATGATGGCACTACTTGGAGAAAAAGAAAAGACGTTTCAATTTCATCAATAGGAAATGCCCGAGAATTAGAGGTCTATTTTGATTCACCTGTAAATACAAAATATATTAGGATGACAGTAGATGAAGTTTATGCTTCATCAGGCAATGAAGAAAATTTACTGTTTAATGAAATAGATATTGTTCAATAACCATTAAATATATATAAACCAATGAAGACTATAATTAAAATCTGTGTTTTATCAATTAGCGTATTGTTCTTTTCGTGCAAAGAAAAACCCGAAGCAAAGAAAGAAGATGTAAAAAAGAATTATCCCAATATTATTTATATTTTGGCAGATGATTTGGGTTATGGAGAGTTGGGAGCTTATGGTCAAGAAAAAATAGAAACTCCAAATATTGACGGTTTAGCCAAAAGCGGAATGTTATTTACCCAGCACTATTCTAGTGCCCCAGTCTGTGCTCCGGCAAGGTATATGCTGTTAACTGGAAAGCATTCAGGTCGTGCTTACATACGTGGTAATGATGAGTGGCGAGAACGTGGCAAAGTATGGGATTATAAAGAAATGATTAAAGATTCTACATTAGAAGGTCAAAGACCTATCCCTAGTAACACATCATTGTTTCCTAAAAAGTTAAAGGAAATTGGATATACCACAGGCATTGTAGGCAAATGGGGACTGGGAGCTCCACATACTGACGCCATACCAACCAAAATGGGCTTCGACTATTTTTACGGTTATAACTGCCAACGTCAGGCTCATACTTATTATCCGGTACATTTATATGAAAATGAAAATCGTGTGTATTTAAATAACGATACTATTGCCCCGAATACTAAATTGGCTAAAGGTGCCAACCCCAATGATCCAGAAAGTTATGCTAATTACAATTTAAACGATTACGCACCGGATTTGATGTTTGATAAGATTACTAAGTTTGTAGATGAAAATAAAGAGAAACCGTTTTTCCTCTATTGGGCAAGTCCCATACCGCATAACCCAATACAAGCACCGCAACGTTGGGTAGATTATTACAAGGAAAAATTTGGAAAAGAAGAACCTTATTTAGGCAATAGAGGTTATTTTCCGCATCCAAATCCAAGAGCGGGCTATGCTGCTCAGATTTCATACCTAGATGAGAACGTGGGCAAATTAATTGACCAATTAAAGGCTGAGGGAATTTATGATAATACCCTAATTATATTTACGTCTGACAATGGTGTTACGTTTTCTGGTGGTACGGACGGTCCATATTTTAACAGTTCGGGGCAATTTGGTGAAGAATACGGTAGAGGAAAAGGATTTGTTTACGAAGGAGGTATAAGAGTGCCTATGATTGCCAGTTGGAAAGGTCACATAAAAGAGGGAACTCAAACGAATTTAATTTCTGCTCATTATGACGTAATGGCAACAGTTGCAGAGCTTACAGGGCAAAAGAGGCCTGAAGATACAGATGGTATTAGCTTTTTACCCACCCTCTTAGGAGAAAATGATAAACAGAAAAAACATGAATTTTTATTCTGGGAATTTCCTGAATACGGCGGTCAAGTAGCGATCAGAATGGGAGATTGGAAAGTAATCCGCCAAAATTTAAAGAACAAGAAAAAAGAACCCACATTAGAATTGTATAATTTAAAAGAAGACCCTCAGGAACTAAACAATATTGCAGAAAAACATCCAGAAATATTGGAAAAAGCGGCAAAAATATTTTCTGAAGAGCATGAAGATAGCGAGATCGAAAGGTTTAGGATACCTTTGATAGAGAACGGTCTTGTTGCGGAAGAAGAATAGTGAATCTTTGGAATTTAATTGTTGTTTATGTCCGCAAAATTAGGAAAGATTAAATCTATGGAATGGCTATTGAGAATAGCCGTTAGTATGACATTTTTAGGACATGGCATTTTTGCTATACAAAGCAACCCTAGCTGGATAAAGTATTTAGAGTTTGTTGGGTTTTCGATAGAAACCGCTGAAAAAGTGATTGTAATAATTGGAGTGTTGGATGTGCTAGTAGCGATAACAATACTTATAAAACCTTATAAATATGTGGTTTTATGGGCTTTTTTATGGACATTTTCTACTGCGTTGATAAGACCATTGGCTGGTGAATCAATATGGCAATTTGTAGAAAGAGCGTCAAATTGGTCAGTGCCACTTGCATTGTTTTGTTTAATACATATTAAGTTTAAAAAATAATTATAATGAATAGATTTTTTCTTCAATACCTTCTTTTAGTGTTGATAATTTTTGTAGCTAGTTGTAGAAAGGACTCAACTGAAGATATTGTTTTTAAAAGCAATTTCAACTCTTCAGAAGCGAGAACTTTTATAGGTCCTGAATATTGGTCTAATCCATTGCAAGATTGGCAAATAGAAAACGGAGAGCTCATATGTTTGGTAAGTAAGCCTAATAGAAATGTACATGTTTTGACTAAAAAAATAGATACCGTAGCTGGTAATTTAAAAATGAGTGTTCAGCTAAAGGCTTTGAATTTAAAAGATGAAGACAACAAGAATTGGATAGGGTTTAGCATAGGGTCTAAGGGAGAGTTTAATGATTATCGAGATAATGCCATTTTTGGTAAGGGGTTAAATTTAGGAGTAACTACCAATGGTAATTTATTTATTGATAAAATTAAAGACAATCAGGTTAAAAAAGACATTCAAAATATTTTAAGCAATGGTGCCAGATTGAATGTTAATTTGGTTTTTGAAAAAGACACATATATATTACAGCTTTCACTTTACAAAAGTGATTCAGATGACGCTATCTCTCAAATTGAATTAATAGGCGTTGATTCCAATAAACTAAATGGGAATTTAGTTTTAGTCAGTGATTATAAAGGCAAGCGTAAAGCTGATGAAACCAATAAAGCAAGTGTATCTTTTAAAAATTGGAAAATTTTAGGTTCGAAAGTTAAAACAAATAACGAATATAAGTTTGGACCCATTTTATTCTCACAATATACTTTGTCTAAAAACACGTTAAAGCTTACTGTCCAAATGGCACCAGTTATTATTAAAGAGGAAAAAGTTAAACTTCAAATAAAAAAAGCTGTTAATTGGAAAACCATAAGAGAATCAGCAATTGATAATGATGCTAGAACCTCCACATTTAAAATTGAAAATTGGGATACTACTATTGATAAACAATATAGGTTAGTGTATGACCTGGATAGAGGGGAGGAACCTAAAGAAACATTTTATTGGGAAGGTATTATCCGTAAAGACCCGATTGAAAAGGATGAAATTGTAATTGCGGGCTTTACAGGAAATGACCAACAAGGTTTTCCAAATACTGATATTTTTGAGCAAGTTAAATATCATGATCCTGATGTTTTGTTTTTTTCTGGAGATCAAATTTATGAGCCTAATGGTGGTTTTGGTGTACAACGCTCGCCAATTGATAAAGCCATGTTGGATTATCTACGTAAGTGGTACATGTATGGTTGGGCGTATAGAGATTTGTTAAAGGACAGGCCTACCGTTGCAATTACCGATGACCATGATGTATATCATGGGAATATTTGGGGAGCTGGGGGTATAGCCACACCAACTGATTATGGGCAGGGAGCAAAAGCTCAGGATGCTGGTGGTTACAAAATGCCACCTGAATGGGTAAATATGGTGCAAAGAACACAGACTAGTCATTTGCCAGATCCTTTTGACCCTACACCAGTTGCTCAAAATATAGGTACTTATTACACAGATATGGTATATGGAGATATTAGCTTTGCCATTTTAGAGGATAGAAAATTCAAATCGGCACCTAAAGGTTTACTGCCAAAAGCAGAAATTCAAAACGGTTGGGCACAGAACAAGTCATTTAACATGAAAAAAGATGGAGATGTTTCCGGGGCAAAGTTATTAGGTGATAGACAATTATTGTTTTTAGATAAATGGTCAACAGATTGGAGCTATCGAGCTGAAATGAAAGTATTGCTATCACAAACCATTTTTGCAAATGTAGCTACCTTACCCAAAGAAGCCATGTCCGGTGCAATTATTCCAACATTGAGGATTATGAAAGAGGGAGATTATCCCCCAGATGATAGGCCAGTATCAGATTTAGATTCTAATGGTTGGCCACAAACGGGTCGGAATAAAGCAGTGGAAACTGTTAGGAAAGGATTTGCATTTCATTTGGCCGGAGATCAACATTTAGGAAGCACTATTCAATATGGTGTGGATAATTGGAGCGATAGTGGTTTTGCATTTTGTGTACCTTCTATCACCAATCATTGGCCCAGAAGATGGTATCCCGCAGAAGGTGGTAAGAACCGTAAACCTGATATGCCAAAATATACAGGACAGATAGAAGATGGTTTTGGTAATAAAATGACGGTTTATGCAGTTTCTAACCCATTATTTACAGGCCTAAAGCCTGAAAGAATTTATGATAGGGCAGCGGGATACGGTATTGTCAGATTAAATAAAAAAGAACGGAAAATAACCTTGGAATGTTGGCCAAGGCAAGCTAAGCCTCAAAATGGTGAAGTAGAGCAATATCCAGGTTGGCCCATTTCCATAACTCAAGAACAAAATTTTGGTAAGAAAGCTGTAGCATTTTTGCCCGAAATTAAAATCAATGGGTTAAAAAATCCTGTAGTTAAAATCATCAATGAATCGAATAACAAGACTGTCTATTCTTTAAGAATAAAGGGCAGTTCTTATACCCCTAAAATATTTGATAAATCAACAAAATATACTATTAAAATTGGTGAGCCTGATACCAATAGTTGGCAGACTAAAATGAATGTTTCTCCAGGTAATAATCCAATAAATTTTAATTTTAATAAATAATATTACATTATGAATTCAAGAAGAAATTTTATAAAAAAGACCGCAATAGTAGGAGCGGGAATTTCCGTGATGCCTAATATAACTTATGGTTTTAGCGGTAAAAGAGAAAAACTAAAAGTAGGTTTAATTGGGGTTGGTCTCAGAGGCACCAACCATCTTAATAATTTATTACAGCGTGATGATGTTTTGATTACAGCTATTTGCGATATTGACCCAGCAAGAATAAAAATTGCCGAAAAACGCATTAAAAAGCATAAACATCCAAAGGCACAGGTTTTTGGCAAAAATGATTATGATTATAGAAATTTATTGGAGTTAAAAGAATTGGATGCGGTAATAATTGCTACACCTTGGCTTTGGCACACACGTATGGCTGTTGATGCTATGAAAGCAGGGAAATATACGGGTCTGGAAGTTTCTGCTGCCAATACGCTAGAAGAATGTTGGGATTTGGTAAATACGCATGAACAAACCGGCTCGCATTTAATGATTTTAGAAAATGTGAATTATCGCAGAGATGTGTTGGCAGTACTGAATATGGTAAAACAAAATGTGTTTGGAGAAATGATACATTTTAGGTGCGGTTATCAGCACGATTTACGTTTTGTAACATTAAATGACGGAAAAACAGCCTATGGGAAAGGTGTGGAGTTTGGAGAAAAAGGTATTTCTGAATCTAAATGGCGTACACAACATTCGGTATTAAGAAATGCAGATGTATATCCTACACATGGTGTTGGTCCGATTGCGGCAATGTGCGATGTTAATAGAGGTAACCGATTTGTTTCAATGACCTCGCACGCCACAAAAAGCCGAGGGATGCACAACTATATTGTGGAGCATGGAGGTAAAGACCATCCCAATGCAAAGGTGAACTTTAAAATGGGAGATGTAATTACATCAACCATAGAGACTGCCAATGGAGAAACTATTATTGTAACACACGATGTACACTTACCAAGACCGTATTCGTTAGGTTTTAGAGTACAAGGTACTAAAGGGCTTTGGGAAAAAGACGGTGATAGAATTTACATAGAAGGTCAATCTAAAAAACCACATGCTTGGGACAATTCTAAAGAATGGTTAAAAAAATATGACCATCCTTTATGGAAAAAATATGGAGAACATGCTTTGGGTGCTGGGCATGGAGGTATGGACTTTTTTGTAATTAATTCGTTTGTAAAATCCGCTTTGGAGAATATCGCTCCTCCTATGGATGCTTATGATGCTGCGGCATGGAGTGCTATTACACCACTTTCTGAGTTATCTATCGAAAATAATGGAGAACCACAAGATTTTCCGGATTTTACTAGAGGTAATTGGATTAAAAGACAACCTTATAATTGGATGAAAGATACGTATTAATTTGTATTTTAGTATTTTATTAAATACAAACATAAATGCATAAAAATAAACCCATGCTAGTAATTTTAGCGGCTGGTATAGGTAGTCGTTACGGAGGATTAAAACAACTGGAT from Aureibaculum sp. 2308TA14-22 includes:
- a CDS encoding alkaline phosphatase D family protein, with the protein product MNRFFLQYLLLVLIIFVASCRKDSTEDIVFKSNFNSSEARTFIGPEYWSNPLQDWQIENGELICLVSKPNRNVHVLTKKIDTVAGNLKMSVQLKALNLKDEDNKNWIGFSIGSKGEFNDYRDNAIFGKGLNLGVTTNGNLFIDKIKDNQVKKDIQNILSNGARLNVNLVFEKDTYILQLSLYKSDSDDAISQIELIGVDSNKLNGNLVLVSDYKGKRKADETNKASVSFKNWKILGSKVKTNNEYKFGPILFSQYTLSKNTLKLTVQMAPVIIKEEKVKLQIKKAVNWKTIRESAIDNDARTSTFKIENWDTTIDKQYRLVYDLDRGEEPKETFYWEGIIRKDPIEKDEIVIAGFTGNDQQGFPNTDIFEQVKYHDPDVLFFSGDQIYEPNGGFGVQRSPIDKAMLDYLRKWYMYGWAYRDLLKDRPTVAITDDHDVYHGNIWGAGGIATPTDYGQGAKAQDAGGYKMPPEWVNMVQRTQTSHLPDPFDPTPVAQNIGTYYTDMVYGDISFAILEDRKFKSAPKGLLPKAEIQNGWAQNKSFNMKKDGDVSGAKLLGDRQLLFLDKWSTDWSYRAEMKVLLSQTIFANVATLPKEAMSGAIIPTLRIMKEGDYPPDDRPVSDLDSNGWPQTGRNKAVETVRKGFAFHLAGDQHLGSTIQYGVDNWSDSGFAFCVPSITNHWPRRWYPAEGGKNRKPDMPKYTGQIEDGFGNKMTVYAVSNPLFTGLKPERIYDRAAGYGIVRLNKKERKITLECWPRQAKPQNGEVEQYPGWPISITQEQNFGKKAVAFLPEIKINGLKNPVVKIINESNNKTVYSLRIKGSSYTPKIFDKSTKYTIKIGEPDTNSWQTKMNVSPGNNPINFNFNK
- a CDS encoding arylsulfatase codes for the protein MKTIIKICVLSISVLFFSCKEKPEAKKEDVKKNYPNIIYILADDLGYGELGAYGQEKIETPNIDGLAKSGMLFTQHYSSAPVCAPARYMLLTGKHSGRAYIRGNDEWRERGKVWDYKEMIKDSTLEGQRPIPSNTSLFPKKLKEIGYTTGIVGKWGLGAPHTDAIPTKMGFDYFYGYNCQRQAHTYYPVHLYENENRVYLNNDTIAPNTKLAKGANPNDPESYANYNLNDYAPDLMFDKITKFVDENKEKPFFLYWASPIPHNPIQAPQRWVDYYKEKFGKEEPYLGNRGYFPHPNPRAGYAAQISYLDENVGKLIDQLKAEGIYDNTLIIFTSDNGVTFSGGTDGPYFNSSGQFGEEYGRGKGFVYEGGIRVPMIASWKGHIKEGTQTNLISAHYDVMATVAELTGQKRPEDTDGISFLPTLLGENDKQKKHEFLFWEFPEYGGQVAIRMGDWKVIRQNLKNKKKEPTLELYNLKEDPQELNNIAEKHPEILEKAAKIFSEEHEDSEIERFRIPLIENGLVAEEE
- a CDS encoding Gfo/Idh/MocA family protein, coding for MNSRRNFIKKTAIVGAGISVMPNITYGFSGKREKLKVGLIGVGLRGTNHLNNLLQRDDVLITAICDIDPARIKIAEKRIKKHKHPKAQVFGKNDYDYRNLLELKELDAVIIATPWLWHTRMAVDAMKAGKYTGLEVSAANTLEECWDLVNTHEQTGSHLMILENVNYRRDVLAVLNMVKQNVFGEMIHFRCGYQHDLRFVTLNDGKTAYGKGVEFGEKGISESKWRTQHSVLRNADVYPTHGVGPIAAMCDVNRGNRFVSMTSHATKSRGMHNYIVEHGGKDHPNAKVNFKMGDVITSTIETANGETIIVTHDVHLPRPYSLGFRVQGTKGLWEKDGDRIYIEGQSKKPHAWDNSKEWLKKYDHPLWKKYGEHALGAGHGGMDFFVINSFVKSALENIAPPMDAYDAAAWSAITPLSELSIENNGEPQDFPDFTRGNWIKRQPYNWMKDTY
- a CDS encoding discoidin domain-containing protein, whose amino-acid sequence is MKRVLILTFFLAFLHSCSDDDVSSVEIDEPDIWSVNKPNQYALNVVIFKPTDGTAEKEMIDKVSTMMLYIQKWFEKQMDMQGYGRKTFGLMTNQHGKVKITVVSGSESSVYYKNNNRDVNKEVKKYFENHPNERLSNHIFVLGKDDSGVPFYGLGKNAFATSKDFSLTSTGKFLDDLELMLCDKLGGIMHELGHGLNLPHCAHKASDLPNISLMSFGNHTYQNKGKSDLVFLTASDCAILNASETFNTKEKQYYQEGPSPKLVSYTVVKDNTIQATIVEGLLTSSVKSNHLYVGHNGYPIEGGYDDITFTTDLTPTSNTNEYSFRLEMPYSDIFNGYKAKDLLQMTLVVITDDGIRKTLDKYDYTIRTNTLEPNDDILRDYTPFVFSDRSNWTVTTNSSSAGTSASLLLDGNIETYWHSIWPYAITEKGSHVVTVNMNKTDSIKGVYFKSDRQGKQYRPKEIIIDTSNDGTTWRKRKDVSISSIGNARELEVYFDSPVNTKYIRMTVDEVYASSGNEENLLFNEIDIVQ